In Aliamphritea ceti, a single window of DNA contains:
- the tyrS gene encoding tyrosine--tRNA ligase, which translates to MTEKTLLQDLNARGLIAQMTSEDELEKHLAEGSVTLYCGFDPTADSLHIGSLVPLLALKRFQQAGHKPLALVGGATGLIGDPSFKAQERKLNDDQTVGNWVEKLKAQVSQFIDFDSAQNPAEVVNNLDWTKDMDILTFLRDVGKHFSVNQMIAKESVKQRIDREGEGISFTEFTYMILQSYDFQQLNKSHSCTLQIGGSDQWGNITGGTELTRRMNGNKAYGLTLPLITKSDGTKFGKTESGTIWLSANKTSPYAFYQFWLQTADADAYRFLKYFTFLAVEDIDRIEAEDAAAQGRPQAQGILAEEVTRLVHGEAGLIAAKRITDALFSGDLSDLTQEEFVQLAQDGLPSSSLEEVMAFELITQRLAEVGMGTGKQIKDALQRSAVIVNGKAVGMDDNANADAIFSKENAFHGKYFMVKLGKKKHHLFLNYSSAV; encoded by the coding sequence ATGACAGAAAAAACGTTGTTACAGGATCTAAATGCGCGAGGCCTAATTGCGCAGATGACCAGCGAAGATGAGCTGGAAAAGCACCTGGCAGAAGGTTCTGTTACGCTTTATTGCGGCTTCGATCCAACTGCAGATAGTCTGCATATTGGTAGTCTTGTTCCTTTATTAGCACTTAAACGCTTTCAGCAGGCTGGACATAAGCCGCTGGCGTTGGTCGGTGGCGCAACAGGTTTGATTGGCGATCCAAGCTTTAAAGCTCAGGAACGTAAATTGAATGATGATCAGACAGTAGGTAACTGGGTCGAAAAGCTAAAAGCCCAAGTAAGCCAGTTTATCGATTTCGATTCTGCGCAGAACCCGGCTGAAGTTGTGAATAACCTGGACTGGACTAAAGATATGGACATTCTGACATTCCTGCGGGATGTCGGTAAGCATTTCTCTGTTAATCAGATGATTGCTAAAGAGTCAGTTAAGCAGCGTATAGATCGTGAAGGCGAAGGCATCTCCTTTACTGAGTTCACCTATATGATTCTGCAGTCCTATGATTTTCAACAGTTGAATAAGTCTCACAGCTGTACGTTACAGATAGGTGGTTCTGATCAGTGGGGTAACATTACCGGTGGTACTGAATTAACCCGTCGAATGAATGGTAATAAAGCCTATGGTTTGACCCTGCCTCTGATAACTAAGTCAGACGGTACTAAGTTTGGTAAAACTGAAAGCGGTACTATCTGGTTATCAGCTAATAAAACCTCTCCTTATGCTTTCTATCAGTTCTGGCTGCAGACAGCAGATGCTGATGCTTACCGCTTCCTTAAATACTTCACTTTCTTAGCAGTTGAAGATATTGATCGTATTGAAGCGGAAGATGCGGCTGCCCAGGGTCGTCCACAGGCGCAAGGCATTTTGGCTGAAGAAGTGACGCGGCTTGTTCATGGTGAAGCAGGATTGATTGCAGCCAAACGTATTACCGATGCTTTATTTAGTGGTGATCTGTCTGATCTGACTCAAGAAGAGTTTGTGCAATTAGCTCAAGATGGATTGCCTTCATCTAGTTTGGAAGAAGTGATGGCTTTTGAATTGATCACTCAGCGGTTGGCGGAAGTTGGTATGGGAACTGGGAAGCAGATTAAAGATGCCTTGCAGCGGAGTGCGGTGATTGTAAATGGTAAAGCTGTAGGGATGGACGATAATGCAAACGCAGATGCTATTTTTAGTAAGGAAAATGCATTCCATGGAAAGTACTTTATGGTGAAGCTAGGGAAGAAAAAGCATCATTTATTCCTAAACTACAGTAGTGCTGTGTAA